The Fimbriimonas ginsengisoli Gsoil 348 genome window below encodes:
- a CDS encoding O-antigen ligase family protein, with product MKRDAKRAPLGIPAILLVIAAFLAPIIGGQVSTDATSLTSGFGEVVGSFFTSPGAPYTSHTLLALLCGAAFMAAFLGRRVVQVPNNLFAGFILVMLGVFAATCAFSNYKPLSIAIAAEWLSYGVALYAVVAVAGRKAGPMAIISAIFAGSAVTAIYGILEYGATKAADPSWRIFSFWVNPNALAAILLVGFCLGLGVLTVTEQGAMLATASGLLLISFALALTGSKGAMAILAICLVAHLVLTAFLSPKEQTKAALGRIVAVVGCAIVAVAVLVMSQSGQKGGTGAMSRIANAGATVEQSAHFRWNLWLTAGKLFLRNPVGSGPGTFRFESGRPGLTTQTVFAHSTYAQLLAEASPLVPLLLVIAIGYWVFLALRASKSLPPKNRALLISVVVAVGAACGHSVFDSDFYYYGLGLSVFMLLGTGLLLSGDSVAPEFLFPALRRLGAGFVSLLLLVMLYSAYTELLRSEVRGDIQAGKVAEAQATLDTLHSIAPNDGEAWYLTSNLSGRLEDARQAAAFAPRTKYLRRLALLQAQSGQTAEAMATLDQALATDPNNPDTLYQAAQLALKGGDQDRYASLLKRLVATENTPYFKVRSVPEDVEVQTFIARLELAKASSDAKEQRTLLRPAVQGFKSFLASTVPQIVANGTYNGRTVEGAKEILQKAAEAARMLQGLDLAAGDKAAADDDVAAETAFLGGIK from the coding sequence GTGAAGCGGGACGCCAAACGAGCCCCTCTGGGCATCCCCGCGATCCTTCTGGTGATCGCCGCCTTTCTCGCTCCAATCATTGGGGGGCAGGTTTCGACTGACGCCACCAGTCTAACCTCCGGCTTCGGTGAAGTTGTCGGCAGCTTCTTTACGTCGCCCGGCGCTCCCTACACCTCCCATACCCTCCTAGCACTTCTATGCGGCGCCGCCTTCATGGCCGCATTTCTCGGCCGCCGAGTGGTTCAGGTACCGAATAACCTGTTCGCGGGATTCATCCTGGTGATGCTCGGGGTTTTCGCCGCCACCTGCGCTTTCTCCAACTACAAGCCGTTGTCGATCGCGATCGCAGCCGAGTGGCTTAGCTACGGAGTTGCGCTTTATGCCGTAGTCGCGGTCGCCGGGCGGAAGGCAGGGCCGATGGCGATCATCTCCGCCATCTTCGCCGGGTCCGCCGTCACCGCGATCTACGGGATCTTGGAGTACGGCGCTACCAAGGCGGCCGACCCCTCGTGGCGCATCTTCAGCTTCTGGGTTAACCCGAACGCGCTCGCCGCGATCCTTCTGGTCGGGTTCTGCCTCGGCCTGGGCGTCCTGACGGTGACGGAGCAGGGGGCCATGCTCGCCACCGCGTCTGGCTTGCTCCTCATCAGCTTCGCCCTCGCCCTCACCGGATCGAAAGGAGCGATGGCGATCCTCGCGATCTGCCTCGTAGCTCACCTGGTCCTGACCGCGTTCCTGTCGCCGAAAGAGCAGACGAAAGCCGCATTGGGCCGAATTGTCGCCGTGGTCGGTTGCGCCATCGTTGCCGTCGCCGTGCTCGTCATGTCTCAATCGGGGCAGAAAGGGGGTACCGGGGCGATGAGCCGGATCGCCAATGCGGGCGCTACCGTCGAGCAGTCGGCGCACTTTCGCTGGAACCTCTGGTTAACGGCGGGCAAGCTCTTCTTACGCAACCCGGTCGGTTCCGGTCCCGGAACGTTTCGGTTTGAATCGGGAAGACCGGGCCTGACCACGCAGACGGTATTCGCCCACAGCACCTACGCTCAGCTTCTGGCCGAGGCGAGTCCGCTGGTGCCGCTGTTGCTTGTGATCGCCATCGGCTACTGGGTTTTCTTGGCCCTTCGGGCATCGAAATCGCTACCGCCCAAAAACCGAGCGCTCCTTATCTCCGTCGTCGTCGCCGTGGGCGCAGCATGCGGTCACAGTGTGTTCGACAGCGACTTTTACTACTACGGTCTTGGCCTTTCCGTCTTTATGCTGCTCGGAACCGGACTTCTGCTCAGTGGAGACTCGGTCGCCCCCGAATTCCTCTTCCCCGCCCTGCGCCGGCTCGGCGCTGGCTTTGTGTCGCTGCTGCTCCTCGTGATGCTCTACAGCGCGTACACGGAGCTCCTGCGGTCCGAAGTGCGGGGAGATATCCAGGCCGGCAAAGTGGCCGAAGCCCAGGCAACGCTCGACACTCTCCACTCGATCGCCCCGAACGATGGCGAGGCGTGGTACCTGACTTCCAACCTTAGCGGGCGTCTCGAAGATGCTCGGCAAGCCGCCGCATTTGCCCCAAGAACGAAATACCTTCGCCGCCTCGCTCTCCTGCAGGCTCAGTCTGGCCAAACCGCCGAGGCGATGGCTACGCTCGACCAGGCTCTAGCCACCGATCCAAACAATCCGGACACTCTGTACCAAGCTGCCCAACTTGCCCTTAAAGGCGGCGATCAAGATAGATACGCGAGCCTTCTCAAGCGGCTCGTCGCCACCGAGAACACGCCCTATTTCAAGGTCAGATCGGTACCGGAGGACGTCGAGGTGCAGACGTTCATCGCGCGGCTCGAGCTGGCAAAGGCAAGTTCCGACGCGAAGGAGCAGCGGACCCTGCTACGTCCCGCCGTCCAAGGGTTCAAGTCGTTCTTGGCCAGCACCGTTCCGCAGATCGTGGCCAACGGAACTTACAACGGAAGGACGGTGGAGGGAGCGAAAGAGATTTTGCAGAAAGCGGCCGAGGCGGCTCGGATGCTTCAAGGCTTAGATCTTGCCGCCGGCGACAAAGCCGCCGCCGACGACGACGTGGCTGCGGAAACCGCCTTCTTGGGCGGCATCAAGTAG
- a CDS encoding C40 family peptidase yields MPIKNLTLGLCLVLSGTALAQHQTYRIKEGDTLSGIAERFNIRTHSLVKANDLDRNSALKVGRVLTIPSATVTSDHHKTSAVPSSKGGYFVREGDNDEALAHRFHLTTHQLHLLNPGVKWRALKLHQALRVTGGHSDTRVAKASKPSKVSSHGAHVVREGENDWIIAHRLGTTTVVLKRLNPGVNLARLRTGQKINVPGGLVAKAAAAPRLHSRYAVINGDAVTIRREPSRGADSIAQVDAGTRVVVLDRDGDWYRLRFPKGTEGWVRSDLLKSAAAPRVASRARRHHEERVASRPRHHRELVATRSHHSRRHESSQRMVAFETSSKGDGSGILAKAQAYRGVRYRWGAMSRSATDCSGFTSQVFGSQGYRLPRTSSEQSHAGTPVKAKDLKKGDLVFFHTHRGARVTHVGIYMGNGKFIHASSGGGKVQINSLNDGYYKKRLVAARRLVKSSKPAKQEEPAVTAPAADGDN; encoded by the coding sequence ATGCCGATCAAGAATCTAACCTTGGGGCTTTGTCTGGTTTTATCAGGCACCGCTCTGGCCCAACACCAGACGTACCGGATCAAAGAGGGTGATACTCTCTCCGGCATCGCTGAGCGGTTTAATATCCGCACCCATTCACTCGTCAAAGCCAACGACCTCGATCGTAATTCGGCCTTGAAGGTCGGTCGTGTCCTCACGATTCCGAGCGCAACCGTTACTTCAGACCACCACAAGACCTCCGCGGTTCCTTCCTCAAAGGGGGGATACTTCGTTCGCGAGGGCGATAACGACGAGGCGCTCGCCCACCGTTTCCACCTCACCACCCATCAACTACATCTCCTTAACCCGGGTGTGAAGTGGCGTGCGCTCAAGCTTCATCAGGCGCTCCGCGTCACCGGTGGGCATTCCGACACCCGAGTCGCCAAGGCGTCAAAGCCTTCGAAAGTTTCTTCCCATGGCGCCCACGTCGTTCGCGAGGGCGAAAACGACTGGATCATCGCTCATCGCCTTGGAACCACGACTGTGGTGCTCAAGCGGTTGAATCCGGGTGTAAACCTGGCCCGGCTTCGCACCGGCCAGAAGATCAACGTCCCGGGCGGTCTCGTAGCTAAGGCGGCCGCGGCTCCTCGACTTCACTCACGCTATGCAGTGATCAACGGCGATGCGGTCACCATCCGTCGCGAGCCGTCCCGCGGGGCAGATTCGATCGCGCAGGTCGATGCAGGTACCCGGGTCGTGGTGCTCGATCGAGACGGCGACTGGTATCGTTTGCGGTTTCCGAAGGGAACCGAGGGTTGGGTCCGCAGCGACCTGCTGAAATCGGCGGCGGCGCCCCGTGTCGCGAGTCGTGCTCGCCGCCATCATGAGGAGCGGGTCGCTAGCCGGCCTCGTCACCACCGGGAGTTGGTCGCGACCCGTTCGCACCACAGCCGACGGCATGAGTCGAGCCAGCGGATGGTTGCTTTCGAGACCTCGAGCAAGGGAGACGGCTCCGGAATCCTGGCGAAAGCGCAGGCTTATCGGGGTGTCCGGTATCGATGGGGCGCTATGTCCCGGTCGGCGACGGACTGCAGCGGCTTCACTTCGCAAGTATTCGGCAGCCAAGGGTATCGACTTCCTCGAACTTCGAGTGAGCAGTCTCATGCCGGTACCCCGGTTAAAGCCAAGGATCTAAAGAAGGGAGACCTCGTCTTCTTCCACACCCACCGTGGCGCTCGCGTCACCCACGTCGGCATCTACATGGGGAACGGTAAGTTCATCCATGCCAGCAGCGGCGGCGGCAAGGTGCAGATCAACAGCCTTAACGATGGCTACTACAAAAAGCGACTGGTGGCCGCTCGGCGGCTGGTGAAGAGCTCCAAGCCCGCCAAGCAAGAGGAGCCGGCTGTAACCGCTCCTGCAGCCGACGGCGACAACTAG
- a CDS encoding glycosyltransferase family 2 protein — translation MLSILVVNWNTRDLLRACLSSIERHPPSEEFEVVVVDNASSDGSADMVRSEFPNAILVASDKNTGYARGNNLAFERATGDHLLTLNPDTEFVDDSIDKAIAFLDAHPKAGCVGIRQVGLDGNTQNSVRGFPTVLGILGDVTGLGKRLGGAWDSYRLSRFDYENSGPAPQPMGTFLLFRREALAAAGDPSSPFDERFPIFFNEVDLLYRMKQAGWECLYAPDARILHYGGESTKQVRKSMIWESHRSLVRYLQKHHGTGLMRVGLPFLAAAIYSAAFFRARGFDAGFRP, via the coding sequence GTGCTCAGCATCCTGGTCGTGAATTGGAACACGCGCGACCTGCTGAGGGCTTGTCTGAGCTCGATCGAGCGTCACCCTCCCTCTGAGGAATTCGAGGTCGTCGTCGTCGACAATGCCTCCTCGGACGGCAGTGCGGACATGGTGCGGTCCGAATTCCCAAACGCCATCCTCGTCGCCAGCGACAAGAACACCGGCTACGCCCGAGGCAACAATCTTGCCTTCGAGCGGGCAACCGGAGACCACCTGCTCACGCTAAATCCGGACACCGAGTTCGTCGACGACTCGATCGACAAGGCGATCGCGTTCCTCGATGCCCATCCGAAAGCCGGCTGCGTCGGCATCAGGCAGGTCGGGCTAGATGGCAATACCCAGAACTCAGTGCGAGGCTTCCCGACCGTCCTAGGCATCCTCGGAGACGTGACCGGTCTAGGAAAGCGGCTTGGCGGCGCATGGGATTCCTACCGCCTGAGCCGGTTCGATTACGAGAATTCCGGCCCCGCGCCCCAACCCATGGGCACATTCCTTCTCTTTCGAAGGGAGGCGCTCGCTGCCGCCGGCGATCCCTCATCCCCTTTCGACGAGCGGTTTCCGATTTTCTTTAACGAGGTCGATCTGCTGTACAGGATGAAGCAAGCCGGCTGGGAATGCCTCTACGCCCCAGATGCCCGCATTCTCCACTACGGCGGCGAGAGCACCAAGCAGGTTCGCAAGAGCATGATCTGGGAGTCGCACCGAAGCCTTGTGCGGTACCTTCAAAAACATCACGGAACGGGGCTAATGCGGGTAGGGTTACCATTTCTTGCGGCAGCGATCTACTCCGCCGCATTTTTTCGCGCCCGAGGCTTCGATGCCGGATTTCGACCTTAG
- a CDS encoding glycosyltransferase family 2 protein, with protein sequence MPDFDLSITICSWNTKEDLRACLASLERVRDEAEMEVIVLDNNSEDESPDMVEEEFKWVRLMRMSRNLGFTGGQNHMLEHRRGRHALLLNSDTVVHPGAIRTLMEYLESHPKIGVLGPKLLNPDGSLQFSARRFPTPGAALFRNTPLGRLFPKNRYTREYLMQDWGHEEVTKVDWVSGAALLAREELLEKIGFLDPEFFMYSEDVDFCFRSWEADFEVIYLPTAVITHAIGRSTDKAPNRMIGRFHRSMFRFYKKNMLPKVAAPLRPFALAGAATALVARASLFITKNKIDELNRRRMRK encoded by the coding sequence ATGCCGGATTTCGACCTTAGCATCACGATCTGTAGCTGGAACACCAAGGAGGACCTTCGCGCCTGCCTTGCCAGCCTTGAACGGGTGCGGGACGAAGCGGAAATGGAGGTCATCGTCCTCGACAACAACTCCGAAGACGAGTCGCCGGACATGGTGGAAGAAGAGTTCAAGTGGGTTCGACTCATGCGAATGAGCCGGAACCTTGGGTTCACCGGCGGCCAAAATCACATGCTCGAACACCGCCGCGGCCGCCACGCCCTACTTCTGAATTCAGATACCGTAGTTCACCCCGGCGCGATCCGGACCCTGATGGAGTATCTGGAGTCCCACCCCAAGATCGGAGTGCTCGGCCCGAAACTCTTAAACCCGGACGGCTCGCTCCAATTCTCCGCGCGACGATTCCCCACCCCTGGCGCCGCTCTCTTCCGAAACACCCCCTTGGGTCGACTCTTTCCGAAGAACCGATACACCCGCGAATACCTGATGCAGGATTGGGGGCACGAAGAGGTCACCAAGGTCGACTGGGTGAGCGGAGCCGCCCTCCTTGCCCGCGAGGAGCTCCTCGAGAAGATCGGCTTTCTAGATCCCGAATTCTTTATGTACAGCGAGGATGTCGACTTCTGCTTTCGAAGCTGGGAAGCAGATTTCGAAGTGATTTACCTTCCCACCGCGGTAATCACTCACGCCATCGGCCGTAGCACCGACAAAGCCCCAAATCGCATGATCGGCCGCTTCCATCGCTCGATGTTTCGATTCTATAAGAAGAACATGCTTCCCAAGGTTGCCGCCCCGCTCCGGCCATTCGCCCTCGCCGGGGCTGCCACCGCTCTCGTGGCACGGGCGAGCCTATTCATTACTAAGAACAAGATCGACGAGTTGAATCGCCGAAGGATGCGAAAGTGA